TCTCCGGCTTCCCCACCTACGAGCCGCGCTGGGCCATGCTGATCTGGGTCATTGCTGTGCTCTCCATGTTCATCGGGAATCTGGGCGCTCTGCTTCAGCGCGACGTCAAGCGCATGCTGGCCTATTCTTCCATCGCGCACGCGGGCTATCTGCTGGTCGCCTATACGGCCTTCCCTGCTGACGGCATTGCCTCAGCCTGCTTCTACACCGCCGCTTACGCTGCCATGAACGTCGGCGCCTTTACCGTCATCACCTTGATCGGCGGGTATGACGAACGCGCTCGCACCATCGATGACTACACCGGCCTTGCCCTCAAGCGTCCGGTGCTGGCCGCCGCACTCGGCCTCTTCCTCATCTCGCTGATTGGAATCCCTTTCACCGGAGGGTTCTTCGGTAAGTTCTACGTCTTCACGGCTGCGCTGCATGCAGGTAATGTCTGGCTTGCGGTCTTCGGCCTGCTCAACAGCGGTATCGCCTGCTTCTACTATCTGCGCCTGCTGGCCGCTCTCTACACCCGCCCGCACACGGAAAACGACCGTGTCGACGCCCATGCACCGGTCACAATCCCCGCAGCAATCGCCCTCACCTTTACTGCGGTTGCGACCCTGCTTCTCGGTGTCGCTCCGAACCGCATCCTCGGCCTGGCTCAGAAGAGTGCGGATGTAACGATTCATAGTACTCCGGTCGAACCCGCACAGAACCCCATGACCAGCATCAACCGTTAGAAACGGTAATCCACCAGAAAGACCTCGCCCGCGATATCCTTTCGCTGTAAGAGCGAGGTCTTCTTATGTTTTTCTTTCTTAAACTCATCCCGCCACGCTCATCTTTCGCGGCCGATATGAATCCGCAGGAGCGAGATCTAATGCAGCAGCATGTTGTCCATATCCGGTCGTACTTCGAATCCGGCTCTGTGCTCGCATTTGGACCAGTCCTTGCCCCCGAAGGCTCCTTCGGAATGGCAATCTTGAACGTCCCCGATCTCTCCGCTGCTCAAAACATCCTCGAGACTGATCCCTCCGTCGTCGCCGGACTCAACCGTTTTGAGATCTACCCTATGCATCTAGGCGGAGCGCAAGGAGCCCGCGAAAGTTCTTGAACCGACAACCGAACAGCTCCGTCTCTAAACTTCTACAGTTCCCTTAAGCAAAAAAATCCCTTCCCTGTCCAATTCACCCTCCCTGGGACGACATACCAGTAGCAGGAGATAATCCTGACTACAGACGGAACAGGAGAACAACAATGCAATATCTACTGGCGCTCTACTCGCAGGAAGACGGATGGAAGGCTCTTACCAAGGAGCAGCAGGAACAGGGAGTAGCTGCCTATACAGCCTATGGCGAAGCGCTGCGCAAGGCCGGTGTCTATGTCGGCTCCAACCGGCTGCAGCCGGTCGCTACGGCTACGACCGTGCGTTTGGTTGACGGCAAATCGCAGGTGCTGGACGGCCCTTATATCGATTCGAAAGAGCAGCTTGCCGGCTACTATCTGATCGACGTCCCCGATCTGGACACCGCACTGGCCTGGGCCGCACGTTGCCCCGGAGCTAGCCACGGCATTATCGAAGTTCGTCCCATCTGGGCCTACTAACCACGCTCGAACACAGCAAGGTACCGACCTATGACGAAGACCTCCATCGACGTCGTCATCAACCACGAAGCCCACAGAACGGCCGATATGGTAGCGCGGCGCAGCTACGGCAAGTTGATTGCCTTCCTCGCCGCGCGCACCCGCAACGTCGCCGCCGCCGAAGACGCGCTCTCCGAGGCCTTTGCCTCGGCGCTTGCCGACTGGCCGCGCAACGGTTGTCCTAATAACCCCGAGGCATGGCTCCTGACCGCCGCTCGGCGAAGGCTCATCGATGCTGCACGGCGCCGCAATACCAGTGACGGAGCCGTCCCGCAGCTCCAGCTTCTCTCCGAAGAATTAGAGGTTGCATCCGCACAGACTGAGATTCCCGACCGTCGCCTCGCATTGATGTTTGCCTGTGCACATCCCGCCATCGACGCAGAACTACGCGCTCCACTGATGCTACAAGTCGTAGTCGGTCTGGATGCAAAGACTATCGCCTCGGCCTTTCTCGTCTCTCCCGCGGCGATGAGCAAACGCCTGGTACGCGCCAAGACCAAAATCCACGAAGCAGGAATCCCCTTCCGCATCCCGGAGCCCGAAGAGCTGGCGCCCCGGCTCGACGCCGTCCTCGACTCCATCTACGCCGCCTTCGCCGAGGGCTGGACCGATCCCGGCGGCACTGACATCGCTCGACGCGATCTCACCGAAGAGGCTTTCTTTCTCGCCCGCTTGGTCGTCGAGTTGCTGCCTGCTGAACCGGAACCGTTCGGCCTGCTTGCGCTGATGCTCTATGCCGAGGCTAGGCGCAATGCGCGTCGCAACGCGAGCGGAGCCTACATCCCGCTCACCGGGCAGGACACCACGCAGTGGAATGCTGGCATGATTTACGAAGCGGAAGTGATTCTCCATCATGCCCGCACGTTAAGCATTATTGGGCGCTACCAAATCGAGGCGGCCATCCAGTCCGCGCACATTGCGCGACACCGCAGCGGTCACAATAACTGGCCGGATATCGTGACGCTGTACGACGCGCTGGCAGCCATATCCAACTCACCAGTCGTTGCCATCAACCGCGCACTCGCCATCGCCGAAATCGAAGGTCCACGCGCCGGACTCGACGCTATGCCACGGCTTACGAACGATACCCGTCTCAACCAGTACCAACCCTTCTGGGCAGCGCGCGCAGAACTGCTTTCTCGCATCGGAGCATGCAACAAAGCGCGTGAGGCATACGATATGGCCATCGGACTCGAACGCGATCCAGCCGTTCGCAGCTTTCTCCAGCAGCGCCTTGCGGCATTAACTTAACGTCCTAAGGTCATTGGCTTCTATAAAAATTTGTCGTCCTGAGTGAAACGGCTTCAGCCGTGAGTCGAAGGATCTGGGTTTCAATATCTTGTCAACCCCAAATTCCATACATGTCACACAAAACAAACCATATCCAAGTTGCAGATTTACCCCACCTCACCAGCTAAACTTAAAGCAGTACAAAAGATACGTTTAAATCCACCCCAACCTGCAAGAAAATCTAGTCCGAACTTAAGTTATTTTTCATCAATACTTTGCGCAAAAAAGATAGGGGGGGTCATTACAAAACTATCCCTACCCACTAACCGGATGGTTAAACAAAGAAGGCCCTCGCCGAAGCGAGGACCTTCCAACAACCAGACGAGCTTACGCCTGCACCTTGAGGAAGATGATCACGAAGGTGAACAGCGCGAGCGACTCGATGAAGGCCAGACCGAGAATCAGGAAGATGAAGATTCCGGGGCGGGCGCCAGGGTTACGAGCAAGAGCCTCGGTGGCCGAAGCGGTTGCCTTACCCTGACCGAGACCGCAGAGACCAGCCGCAAGGGCCATGCCCAGACCGGCGGCCAGAGGAACCCACTGCGAAGCGGGCGAGTAGTTTGCTGCGCCCTGCGCAAAAGCCGGCGTTGCGAGCAGCATCGCGGCCAACGACATAAACAGATACTGAAGCTTCTTCATATCAACTCCATCTCCCGTCAGATACGCCACCAGTGGGTGGTTGATGCTCACCGTGCTGGCACCCTCACGCTCGCGGCGTTATTGCTACGGTAGAGAGGGAGTCCCTCCACCGCAAACTCAAGATTAATGATCGTGCGCCACTGCCAGCGACAGATAGATCGCAGCCAGCAGGAAGAACACATACGCCTGTACCACGGCAACGCCCAGGTGCAGTCCCAGGAAGATCAGCGGAATACCGATCGGCACCAGCGAGAAGAACGCCAGGGTTACCAGATCGCCGGCAAACATGTTCGCGTAAAGACGGACCGTCAGCGAAAGCACGCGGGCACAGTGCGAGATGATCTCAATGGGAAACAGCAGAGGATACAGCCACCACACCGGCCCGAGGAACTGCTTGATGTAAGCAACACCGTTCGCGCGCAGGCCATGGTAGTGGTAGTAGAGGAACGTAACCAGAGCGAAGCCCAGCGGCACCACAGCGTTCGCGGTCGGCGACTCAAACCACGGCGAAGCCAGTCCCAGCAGGTTGCTCAGCAGGATGAACAGAAACAGCGCCGTCAGGAAGCTGACGAAGCGTTCATAGCCATGCCCGATGATCGATTCGCCCTGCTCTCTCACGAACGAGTTGGTCATCTCCGCCAGATGCTGGAAGGCCCCCGGCTTCTCAACGCTCAGAGTCACCCGCACCACAAGGAAGTACGCCAGCAGAATCAGAAAGACCAGCAACTCCATCGCAAAGGCATTCGTAATCGGAGCCTGCGGATACTTCGGATGCACATGAAACGCCCCTAGCAACGCGGCGACTGGCGCAGCAAAGTGGGCGTTCAGAAACTTGGTAAACAGAAGCTGAGTCGGCATATAAAAATAAACAGAACAGTTTTAGGATCTAGCAACTCTTAGACAGTCCACGCCTTGACCAGCCTCAGGCCCTCAACTGTGAGTGCGAACACCCCCAAGGCCAGCCCGGCTGCAAGTGCATAAACAGAACCGTTCAGTACCTTAAGGCTAACATACAGAAGCGCTATCGTGGCAGCTAGGCGCAGAAAGAATCCCAGCAGAACCATTCCCATCGGCTTCGCTACCCCGCCCTGGTCCATCCGGGCCATGACCGCACTCATCAGACGCAACCACTCCCACAGCCCTGATGCAGAGATGATCGCCCCTACCGCCAGCAGCGCTGCACTCTGCCATCCCAACTTCCACCACAGCAACAACGCTCCGACCACAGAGATTACCGCCAGCAGCCGTAGCGCCCGCAGGATCGTCTGCCGGAAATCCTGGTCCGAAAAAGTCTCTAACACTCTCACTTATCCCGCCTCAGGTATCGCGATGCCGTCATAAAGATCTGTAGGAATCCCCCGATCGCACCCATCAAAATGCCTACAATTCCAATCCAATTCTGGTGAAAGTGACGGTCCAGCCACGCCCCGATCAGCCATCCGATCACGCAGCCAGCAGGCAGAGCAATCGCCAGCTGAATCATCGACTCAGCCTTTACCAGCTCACCCAGCGCGCCGCCTTTTTTCCCATCCTCAGACATAACGAACACCATTACATCACGATCACGTGCCGCAATCGAACCCGGCTATCGCCGCTATACTGAACAACAACAATCATTCAAGAGGAAATACCTTGCACTTCGAGTCCGAATTCGAGCAGAAGCTCTACCAGCAGCGGCAGGAGAAGCTGCAACAGATCGCCGCGCTAGGCGCCGAAAACGGCCTCAACCCCGCGCAGGCCACTTACCCTAACTCCTTCACGGTCAATGCTCTCGGGTGGGACGAAAAACAAGGTGACCTCATCCCATGGATCAAGCGCCAGTTTGACTCTACGGAATCTCCTGTTTCAGGCGAGCAGCTCGAAGCCGACCACAAACAGGTCGCCATCGCCGGACGCATCATGGCCATCCGCCTCCAGGGCAAGGCCGGATTCGCCCAGCTCCAGCAGGGCGGCCAGCGCCTCCAGATCTACGTCCGCAAAGACGACGTCGGCGAGAACGCCTTTGCCCTTTACAAGCTCCTCGATCTTGGCGACCACATCGGCATCCGCGGCTACCTCATGCGTACCCGCACCGGCGAGCTGACCGTCCACGTCACTTCTGCACCTGAACAGACAGGCCTCGCCTTCCTAGCCAAGGCCATGCTCGCCCTGCCCGACAAGTACCACGGCCTCGAGGACACCGAGCTTCGCTACCGCCAGCGCTATGTCGACCTCTTCATGAACACCGGCCACAGCGCCAAGGCCGACAAGTCAGCGAACTCGGCATCGACCTCTACTGAAAGTGTCAGTCTGAGCGGAGCCGCAGGCGAAGTCGAAGGATCTGCGGTTAGCCCTGCGGTTGAAACCGAAGAAGTCCCCCGCAACGTCCGCGAGGTCTTCGTCAAACGAGCCGCAGTCCTCCGCGCCCTGCGCAAGTTCTTCGACGCCCGCGGCTATCTCGAAGTCGAGACCCCGATGATGCAACAGATCGCCGGCGGAGCTGCCGCGCGCCCCTTCATCACCCATCACAACGAGCTCGACATCGACCTCTTCCTCCGCATTGCGCCTGAGCTCTACCTCAAGCGGCTTGTCGTCGGCGGCCTCGATCGCGTCTACGAGATCAACCGCAACTTCCGCAACGAAGGCGTCAGCACCCGGCACAACCCCGAGTTCACCATGCTCGAGTTCTACCAGGCCTACGCCAACTACCACGACCTG
This portion of the Edaphobacter sp. 4G125 genome encodes:
- a CDS encoding YciI family protein, which codes for MNPQERDLMQQHVVHIRSYFESGSVLAFGPVLAPEGSFGMAILNVPDLSAAQNILETDPSVVAGLNRFEIYPMHLGGAQGARESS
- a CDS encoding YciI family protein, which translates into the protein MQYLLALYSQEDGWKALTKEQQEQGVAAYTAYGEALRKAGVYVGSNRLQPVATATTVRLVDGKSQVLDGPYIDSKEQLAGYYLIDVPDLDTALAWAARCPGASHGIIEVRPIWAY
- a CDS encoding RNA polymerase sigma factor: MTKTSIDVVINHEAHRTADMVARRSYGKLIAFLAARTRNVAAAEDALSEAFASALADWPRNGCPNNPEAWLLTAARRRLIDAARRRNTSDGAVPQLQLLSEELEVASAQTEIPDRRLALMFACAHPAIDAELRAPLMLQVVVGLDAKTIASAFLVSPAAMSKRLVRAKTKIHEAGIPFRIPEPEELAPRLDAVLDSIYAAFAEGWTDPGGTDIARRDLTEEAFFLARLVVELLPAEPEPFGLLALMLYAEARRNARRNASGAYIPLTGQDTTQWNAGMIYEAEVILHHARTLSIIGRYQIEAAIQSAHIARHRSGHNNWPDIVTLYDALAAISNSPVVAINRALAIAEIEGPRAGLDAMPRLTNDTRLNQYQPFWAARAELLSRIGACNKAREAYDMAIGLERDPAVRSFLQQRLAALT
- a CDS encoding ATP synthase F0 subunit C — encoded protein: MKKLQYLFMSLAAMLLATPAFAQGAANYSPASQWVPLAAGLGMALAAGLCGLGQGKATASATEALARNPGARPGIFIFLILGLAFIESLALFTFVIIFLKVQA
- the atpB gene encoding F0F1 ATP synthase subunit A; this translates as MPTQLLFTKFLNAHFAAPVAALLGAFHVHPKYPQAPITNAFAMELLVFLILLAYFLVVRVTLSVEKPGAFQHLAEMTNSFVREQGESIIGHGYERFVSFLTALFLFILLSNLLGLASPWFESPTANAVVPLGFALVTFLYYHYHGLRANGVAYIKQFLGPVWWLYPLLFPIEIISHCARVLSLTVRLYANMFAGDLVTLAFFSLVPIGIPLIFLGLHLGVAVVQAYVFFLLAAIYLSLAVAHDH
- a CDS encoding ATP synthase subunit I — encoded protein: MRVLETFSDQDFRQTILRALRLLAVISVVGALLLWWKLGWQSAALLAVGAIISASGLWEWLRLMSAVMARMDQGGVAKPMGMVLLGFFLRLAATIALLYVSLKVLNGSVYALAAGLALGVFALTVEGLRLVKAWTV
- a CDS encoding AtpZ/AtpI family protein translates to MSEDGKKGGALGELVKAESMIQLAIALPAGCVIGWLIGAWLDRHFHQNWIGIVGILMGAIGGFLQIFMTASRYLRRDK
- a CDS encoding lysine--tRNA ligase, which translates into the protein MHFESEFEQKLYQQRQEKLQQIAALGAENGLNPAQATYPNSFTVNALGWDEKQGDLIPWIKRQFDSTESPVSGEQLEADHKQVAIAGRIMAIRLQGKAGFAQLQQGGQRLQIYVRKDDVGENAFALYKLLDLGDHIGIRGYLMRTRTGELTVHVTSAPEQTGLAFLAKAMLALPDKYHGLEDTELRYRQRYVDLFMNTGHSAKADKSANSASTSTESVSLSGAAGEVEGSAVSPAVETEEVPRNVREVFVKRAAVLRALRKFFDARGYLEVETPMMQQIAGGAAARPFITHHNELDIDLFLRIAPELYLKRLVVGGLDRVYEINRNFRNEGVSTRHNPEFTMLEFYQAYANYHDLMDLTEELIKFVAMEVNGTTITHFNGNEINLGNWTKLSMREAIIKWWPKAAGPAPRLEDFAAASSLAAHFEEAHKAMEAYRAKRGETIDPIWIEGESPEIQEPADQQMMFEAWGLVLRKYPDRLGKMIADVFELLAEKHLIQPTIIYDFPLAVSPLSKVKPEEPDWVERFEFYIGGFEVGNAFSELNDPVDQDNRFQQQIEQKEKGDEEAMSAVDDDYVRALGYGLPPTAGEGIGIDRLTMLLTNSSSIRDVILFPLMRPRQKTAEQVAQKEEQPHGESTE